A portion of the Vicinamibacteria bacterium genome contains these proteins:
- a CDS encoding sulfatase: MKFALRLALPLLLVHCRPAPEPPERPNFLVVVVDDLRWDDVGAYGHPFVSTPNIDRIAREGARFENAFATTPLCSPSRANLLTGLYARRNGIIDNTNRSETSHELVTFPRLLDEAGYDTAFLGKWHMGNDETRRPGFDYWVSMKGQGEAIDPNLHENGKTSKAEGYVTDLLTDRALDFLARERSEPFALFFAHKALHPNVIQHDDGSTASIGEGGFIPAERHRGLYADDEIQRRPSYGIPPKGKPALERTIEGLPPLGPDTVTDDETIRDRLRMLQAVDESLGRILEALQRNGELENTVVVVTSDHGYFYGEHGLSAERRLAYEETLRIPLAVRYPKRVAAGTLVTPMVLTIDLAPTILELSGVTPPVLDGRSFVPLLEGKPTEWRHSFFVEYYSDIVFPRIVNMGYEAVRTDRYKLIRYLELENMDELYDLETDPYEMTNLIDSEEHESVREELQALLDTF; encoded by the coding sequence CGTTCGTCTCGACCCCCAACATCGATCGAATCGCCCGGGAAGGGGCGCGGTTCGAGAACGCGTTCGCTACCACGCCTCTCTGCTCGCCGAGCCGGGCGAACCTCCTCACCGGGCTCTACGCTCGCCGGAACGGGATCATCGACAACACGAACCGGAGCGAGACGAGCCACGAGCTCGTGACCTTTCCTCGGCTTCTGGACGAAGCCGGCTATGACACCGCGTTTCTCGGAAAGTGGCACATGGGAAACGACGAGACGCGAAGGCCCGGGTTCGACTATTGGGTGAGCATGAAGGGGCAGGGCGAGGCCATCGACCCCAATCTCCACGAGAACGGGAAGACCTCGAAGGCCGAAGGCTATGTTACCGACCTTCTCACTGACCGCGCCCTCGACTTTCTCGCGCGAGAGCGCTCGGAGCCCTTCGCGTTGTTCTTCGCCCATAAAGCGCTCCACCCCAACGTCATCCAGCACGACGACGGAAGCACGGCGTCCATCGGAGAGGGTGGATTCATCCCCGCCGAACGCCATCGCGGGCTCTATGCCGATGACGAGATTCAAAGGAGGCCCAGCTATGGCATCCCTCCAAAGGGGAAACCTGCGCTCGAGCGCACCATCGAAGGCCTCCCCCCGCTGGGGCCGGACACCGTCACCGACGACGAGACCATCCGCGATCGGTTACGGATGCTCCAGGCGGTCGACGAGAGCCTCGGGCGCATCCTCGAAGCGCTCCAACGAAACGGCGAGCTCGAGAACACGGTCGTCGTCGTGACGAGCGACCACGGCTACTTCTACGGCGAGCACGGACTCTCCGCCGAAAGACGTCTCGCGTACGAAGAGACGCTTCGCATCCCGCTCGCCGTCCGATATCCGAAACGGGTCGCCGCCGGGACGCTGGTCACCCCGATGGTCCTCACCATCGATCTTGCGCCCACGATCCTCGAGCTTTCGGGCGTCACGCCCCCCGTTCTCGACGGGCGTTCGTTCGTTCCGCTTCTCGAGGGGAAGCCCACCGAATGGCGGCACTCGTTCTTCGTCGAGTACTACAGCGACATCGTCTTCCCCCGCATCGTGAACATGGGCTACGAGGCGGTTCGCACCGATCGCTACAAGCTCATTCGCTACCTCGAGCTCGAGAACATGGACGAGCTCTACGACCTCGAGACGGACCCCTACGAGATGACGAACCTCATCGACTCGGAAGAGCACGAGAGCGTGCGGGAAGAGCTGCAGGCGCTCCTGGACACCTTCTAG
- the pap gene encoding polyphosphate:AMP phosphotransferase produces MLETVELGRVASKEEYAEKEPVLRVGLLTVQYELRESDFPVMIVLGGDDVSGCSEVLNLLHEWMDPRYLEANVYEERSQEETERPLFWRYWRALPPAGRIGLFAREWTHRAVVERAVGDIDEVELDRRLRHIRSFERTLTDNGTLILKLWLHAPRKRIERSLGGRARGESAVVLRHYKGVRAVSERVLARTSQEGAIWNLVESTDPRYRNVTVAQMIISTLARRLGESPRQRPRPPRLPTGPSPITVLDRVDLTKRLEKDAYERKLQRYWRKLAELGQRAHELGKSGVLAFEGWDAAGKGGAIRRITKPMDAAYYRVVPIAAPTDEERSHHYLWRFWRMLPRAGHVVIFDRSWYGRVLVERLEGLASEPEWNRAYAEINDFEEQLGEHGILLLKFWLHVSPEEQLRRFKAREKVPFKKYKISADDYRNREKWIAYEEAADEMIRRTSTVRAPWHLVAADDKRWARIEVLKTLCRRMAKAVGRSR; encoded by the coding sequence ATGCTCGAAACCGTGGAGCTCGGCCGCGTCGCGAGCAAGGAAGAGTACGCCGAGAAGGAGCCGGTTCTCCGGGTCGGGCTGCTCACGGTCCAATACGAGCTTCGCGAATCCGATTTCCCGGTGATGATCGTCCTCGGAGGAGATGACGTCTCGGGCTGCTCGGAAGTGCTCAACCTGCTCCACGAGTGGATGGACCCTCGTTACCTCGAGGCGAACGTCTACGAGGAGCGGTCTCAGGAAGAAACGGAGCGGCCACTCTTCTGGCGTTATTGGAGAGCGTTGCCCCCGGCCGGTCGTATCGGGCTTTTTGCGCGGGAGTGGACTCACCGGGCAGTCGTGGAGCGAGCCGTCGGCGACATCGACGAGGTCGAGCTCGATCGAAGACTGCGGCACATCCGGAGCTTCGAGAGGACGCTGACCGACAACGGCACCCTGATCCTGAAGCTCTGGCTGCATGCTCCTCGCAAGCGAATCGAGCGGTCCCTCGGGGGGCGCGCACGTGGCGAGTCCGCCGTCGTTCTCCGTCATTACAAAGGGGTTCGCGCAGTATCGGAGCGAGTCCTGGCTCGCACGAGTCAAGAAGGAGCGATCTGGAACCTCGTGGAGAGCACCGATCCTCGCTACCGGAACGTGACCGTCGCTCAGATGATCATCAGCACTCTGGCGAGACGACTCGGCGAGTCTCCGCGCCAGCGGCCCCGGCCGCCCCGCCTGCCGACCGGTCCGAGTCCGATCACCGTTCTCGATCGCGTCGATCTGACGAAACGGCTCGAAAAAGATGCTTACGAGAGGAAGCTTCAGCGCTACTGGCGGAAGCTCGCGGAGCTCGGCCAGAGAGCACACGAGCTGGGCAAAAGCGGTGTCCTCGCCTTCGAAGGGTGGGACGCCGCGGGAAAGGGCGGTGCCATTCGACGGATCACCAAGCCGATGGACGCGGCGTATTACCGCGTCGTGCCCATCGCCGCTCCAACGGACGAGGAGAGGTCACATCACTACCTCTGGCGTTTCTGGCGAATGCTCCCCCGGGCGGGGCACGTCGTCATATTCGACCGCAGCTGGTACGGACGCGTGCTGGTGGAGAGGCTCGAAGGGCTTGCCTCGGAACCGGAGTGGAACCGAGCCTACGCCGAGATCAACGACTTCGAAGAGCAGCTCGGCGAGCACGGAATCCTGTTGCTCAAGTTCTGGTTGCACGTCAGCCCCGAAGAGCAGCTCCGCCGCTTCAAGGCGCGCGAGAAAGTCCCGTTCAAGAAGTACAAGATCTCGGCCGACGACTACCGGAATCGCGAGAAATGGATCGCTTACGAGGAGGCGGCTGACGAGATGATCCGCCGCACGAGCACCGTTCGCGCGCCCTGGCACCTCGTGGCCGCCGACGATAAACGCTGGGCTCGCATCGAGGTCCTGAAGACGCTCTGCCGCCGGATGGCCAAGGCCGTCGGCCGTTCCCGATAA
- a CDS encoding ParB N-terminal domain-containing protein, with amino-acid sequence MGSKSPESSTDSKKDEEYYESDMSSTAETRYQREGLPQEYRMRHDDHYVTELVASGHMPRLRIVAINQIESSAPAGGEGLQGLVDSIREFGVLQPLIVRRHRGRYELLSGAKRLAAAASAGLREVPCLVHDVDELEARRLAEAANRHARLRERIVGVRGGRAGATSTILESTFETILSTLGLLDRPDNTLRDQVAIGLIRTETMRAQRLVRGVAMLNADPPVIRRAVDMGAVLRDVLSESEDERRLLGLSLSASIDADCTGRADAQLLGIAMAGALETVTALLRSSKGASLQVRLSRNEMIRGVTLSVSEDVVRMPTSSWSRWFDLDWEERPGGYAAGIALLSAKRAAELHGGRLELAPTQSGGCRISVVLPAEA; translated from the coding sequence ATGGGTAGTAAGTCTCCCGAATCGAGCACCGATAGCAAGAAAGACGAAGAGTATTACGAGAGCGACATGTCGAGCACCGCCGAGACCCGTTATCAGCGTGAAGGCTTGCCGCAAGAGTATCGAATGCGGCACGACGACCATTATGTGACCGAGCTCGTCGCGTCGGGTCACATGCCCCGGCTCCGGATCGTCGCCATCAACCAGATCGAATCTTCGGCTCCCGCCGGCGGCGAGGGGCTCCAGGGTCTCGTGGACTCGATACGGGAGTTCGGAGTCCTTCAGCCACTCATCGTTCGTCGCCATCGAGGACGGTACGAGCTTCTGTCGGGCGCCAAGCGGTTGGCGGCCGCGGCGAGCGCCGGGCTCAGGGAAGTCCCCTGCCTCGTTCACGACGTGGACGAGCTCGAGGCACGCCGACTCGCCGAGGCGGCAAACCGGCACGCTCGGCTTCGGGAGCGAATCGTGGGCGTGAGGGGGGGTCGCGCCGGAGCGACTTCCACGATCCTGGAGAGCACGTTCGAGACCATCCTGTCCACGCTCGGACTCCTGGACCGTCCCGACAACACGCTTCGCGACCAGGTCGCCATCGGGCTCATCCGAACCGAGACGATGCGAGCCCAGCGCCTCGTTCGGGGTGTGGCGATGCTGAACGCCGACCCGCCCGTCATCCGCCGCGCGGTGGACATGGGCGCCGTTCTGCGCGACGTTTTGAGTGAGTCGGAGGACGAACGACGGCTGCTCGGCCTCTCGCTGTCGGCCTCCATAGACGCGGACTGCACCGGGCGAGCCGACGCCCAGCTCCTCGGGATTGCCATGGCAGGCGCGCTCGAGACGGTGACCGCGCTGCTTCGCTCGAGCAAGGGCGCCTCGCTGCAGGTGCGTCTATCACGGAACGAGATGATCCGGGGGGTGACGCTGAGCGTCTCCGAGGACGTGGTTCGGATGCCAACTTCTTCCTGGTCCCGCTGGTTCGATCTCGACTGGGAGGAGCGGCCCGGCGGCTATGCCGCGGGGATCGCCCTACTCT